Proteins encoded within one genomic window of Lysinibacillus sphaericus:
- a CDS encoding bifunctional 3-deoxy-7-phosphoheptulonate synthase/chorismate mutase — translation MSQKDLESLRSQIDGLNLEILRLINERAAVVDEIGKIKEKQGVNRYDPLRERHMLDLIKEHNHGPLNQMTVDYIFKQIFKTALKQLEADKKKELLVSRKKKSEDTVINVNGELIGQGKPSFVFGPCAVESYEQVAAVAASIKAKGEKLIRGGAYKPRTSPYDFQGLGLEGLKILKRVSEEYGLGVITEIVTPGHLEEALDYIDVIQIGARNMQNFELLKAAGATNKPVLLKRGLAATIDEFIHAAEYIMSKGNENIILCERGIRTYEKATRNTLDISAVPILKQETHLPVFVDVTHSTGRRDLLLPCAKAAIAIGADGVMAEVHPDPSVALSDSQQQMDIPTFDAFYETLQKFMKNHEIHA, via the coding sequence ATGAGCCAAAAGGATTTAGAAAGCTTACGTAGTCAGATTGATGGATTAAACTTAGAAATTCTTCGTCTAATTAACGAACGTGCAGCTGTAGTAGATGAAATCGGTAAAATTAAAGAAAAACAAGGTGTTAACCGCTATGATCCATTGCGCGAACGACATATGCTTGATCTTATTAAAGAGCACAATCACGGTCCATTAAACCAAATGACGGTAGATTATATTTTTAAACAAATCTTTAAAACAGCTTTAAAACAACTTGAAGCGGATAAAAAGAAAGAATTACTTGTATCACGCAAGAAAAAATCAGAAGATACTGTCATTAATGTTAATGGTGAACTAATTGGCCAAGGAAAACCATCTTTTGTATTTGGGCCATGTGCTGTTGAATCATATGAGCAAGTAGCAGCCGTTGCGGCATCTATTAAAGCTAAAGGTGAAAAGTTAATCCGTGGTGGAGCATACAAACCTCGTACTTCTCCATATGACTTCCAAGGTCTTGGATTAGAAGGGCTTAAAATTTTAAAGCGTGTATCTGAAGAATATGGTTTAGGTGTTATTACAGAAATTGTGACACCAGGTCATTTAGAAGAAGCACTTGATTACATTGATGTAATCCAAATTGGTGCACGTAATATGCAAAACTTCGAATTATTAAAAGCAGCGGGTGCTACAAATAAACCAGTACTATTAAAACGTGGTTTAGCAGCAACGATTGACGAGTTCATTCATGCAGCAGAATACATTATGTCTAAAGGAAATGAGAACATCATCCTTTGTGAACGTGGTATTCGTACGTACGAAAAAGCAACACGTAACACATTAGATATTTCAGCAGTACCAATTTTAAAACAAGAAACACATTTACCAGTATTCGTCGATGTAACACATTCAACTGGTCGACGTGACTTATTATTACCATGTGCGAAAGCAGCAATTGCCATTGGAGCAGATGGTGTAATGGCAGAGGTGCATCCAGATCCATCTGTAGCACTTTCTGATTCACAACAACAAATGGATATTCCAACATTCGATGCATTCTACGAAACGCTACAAAAATTCATGAAGAATCATGAAATTCATGCATAA
- the ccpA gene encoding catabolite control protein A: MTVTIYDVAREANVSMATVSRVVNGNQNVKPATRKKVLEVIERLEYRPNAVARGLASKKTTTVGVIIPDIANNVYAELARGVEDIATMYRYNIILANSDQHEDKELQLLDTMLGKQVDGIVMMSDEVTEKMQQSMDHSPVPIVLAGSVDESQTIATVNIDYFQAAYEAISLLIQNGHKRIGFVTGPLTYTINGKFKLEAYKKALQDAGLSIDESLIAAEESSYDMGLEAWETLSALENPPTAYFAGSDELAIGLIHGAQDAGKNVPEDIEVISFENSKLARMVRPQLTSVALPLYDIGAVAMRLLTKLMNKEPVEDEAVILPHRIEQRQSVKSK, encoded by the coding sequence ATGACTGTTACAATTTATGATGTTGCACGAGAAGCAAATGTTTCGATGGCAACCGTTTCTCGTGTAGTTAACGGTAACCAAAATGTAAAACCAGCAACACGAAAAAAAGTATTAGAAGTAATTGAACGATTAGAATATCGTCCGAACGCAGTAGCGCGAGGGTTAGCGAGTAAGAAAACAACAACAGTTGGCGTGATTATCCCAGATATTGCAAATAACGTTTATGCGGAGCTGGCACGTGGTGTGGAGGATATTGCGACAATGTATCGCTACAACATTATTCTTGCCAACTCAGACCAACATGAAGATAAAGAGCTACAGCTGCTAGATACAATGCTAGGCAAACAGGTGGACGGTATTGTTATGATGAGTGATGAAGTAACAGAGAAAATGCAACAATCGATGGATCATTCGCCAGTTCCGATTGTTCTTGCAGGTTCTGTAGATGAATCACAAACAATTGCCACTGTGAATATTGATTATTTCCAGGCAGCGTATGAAGCGATTTCGTTATTGATTCAAAATGGACATAAACGAATTGGCTTTGTAACAGGCCCACTTACTTATACAATTAATGGCAAATTCAAGCTTGAAGCTTATAAAAAAGCATTGCAAGATGCAGGCTTAAGTATAGATGAATCACTAATTGCTGCAGAGGAATCTAGCTATGATATGGGCTTAGAGGCATGGGAAACGTTATCTGCTCTAGAAAATCCTCCAACTGCTTATTTTGCAGGAAGCGATGAACTCGCTATCGGATTGATTCATGGTGCGCAGGATGCTGGGAAAAATGTGCCAGAGGATATCGAAGTTATCAGTTTTGAAAATTCTAAGTTAGCTCGTATGGTGCGCCCTCAGCTTACAAGTGTAGCACTACCGCTATATGATATCGGAGCTGTTGCGATGCGTTTATTGACTAAACTTATGAATAAAGAGCCTGTTGAGGACGAAGCGGTTATTTTACCACACCGCATTGAACAGCGACAATCTGTTAAAAGCAAATAA
- a CDS encoding acetoin utilization protein AcuC — translation MKKAVFVYSPEQLGYKFSDTHPFNHKRLTLTMDLLKNIGALDDVDIVPARIATEEELLLAHDPKYIEIVKNAGHGKLSEAQCASYGIGTEDTPIFKNMHEASAQLVGGTLTAVDYVMEGKAEHALNLGGGLHHGFRGRASGFCIYNDSTVAIRYLQDKYKARVLYVDTDAHHGDGVQWSFYDDPDVCTLSIHETGRYLFPGTGNITERGNGQGYGTSFNFPIDAFTEDDSFLDIYEQAMREVFEFFKPDVVLTQNGADAHYFDPLTHLYGTMNIYKEIPKLAHKLAHEYCDGKWIAVGGGGYDIWRVVPRAWSMLWLEMTDQEKPSGPLPQAWLERWQPEAPVPFIPTWEDPNPLYEPIPRKAEIEEKNAQMLEKALHIIRTEKRS, via the coding sequence ATGAAAAAGGCTGTCTTTGTTTATTCGCCAGAACAACTCGGATATAAATTTTCAGATACACATCCTTTCAATCACAAACGCTTGACGCTAACGATGGATTTACTAAAAAACATAGGGGCGCTCGATGATGTCGATATCGTTCCTGCACGAATTGCAACAGAAGAAGAACTCTTGCTCGCACATGATCCAAAATACATTGAAATTGTAAAAAATGCAGGGCATGGTAAACTCAGCGAGGCACAATGTGCAAGCTATGGTATAGGCACGGAGGATACACCTATCTTTAAAAATATGCATGAAGCAAGTGCCCAACTTGTAGGTGGCACATTAACTGCTGTCGATTATGTGATGGAAGGAAAAGCCGAACATGCGCTAAATCTGGGCGGTGGGCTACATCATGGTTTCCGTGGGCGCGCTTCAGGTTTTTGTATTTATAATGATAGTACTGTAGCTATACGTTATTTACAGGACAAATACAAAGCGCGGGTGCTATATGTTGATACGGATGCCCATCATGGTGATGGCGTACAATGGAGTTTCTATGATGACCCCGATGTTTGTACATTATCGATTCATGAAACAGGTCGCTACTTATTCCCTGGAACAGGTAATATAACTGAACGAGGCAATGGGCAAGGCTATGGAACTTCATTTAACTTTCCAATCGATGCATTTACCGAGGATGATAGTTTCTTAGACATATATGAACAGGCAATGCGCGAAGTCTTTGAATTTTTCAAACCCGATGTTGTATTAACGCAAAACGGTGCAGATGCACATTATTTTGACCCATTAACACATTTATACGGTACAATGAATATTTATAAGGAAATTCCTAAGTTAGCGCACAAGCTAGCGCACGAATATTGTGATGGCAAATGGATTGCGGTTGGTGGTGGAGGCTACGATATTTGGCGGGTTGTACCACGCGCATGGTCTATGCTATGGTTAGAAATGACCGATCAAGAAAAACCATCAGGTCCCTTACCACAAGCATGGTTAGAGCGCTGGCAACCAGAGGCACCCGTGCCGTTTATTCCTACATGGGAGGACCCAAATCCTCTTTATGAGCCCATTCCACGAAAGGCAGAAATTGAAGAAAAAAACGCGCAAATGTTAGAAAAAGCGCTACATATTATTCGCACTGAAAAGCGCAGTTAA
- a CDS encoding acetoin utilization AcuB family protein, translating into MIVEEIMNDEPYTLAPTNTVLEALKLMREKKVRHLPVIDNEHHVLGVITERDIKEALPSPLKDEPNSPVFSAKVEDIMIKNPLVGHPLDFVEEVALTFYETKIGCLPIVSGGKLVGIVTTTDLLYTYIELTGATEPGSKIEIRVCDTPGVLFEITKIFNLHHANVQSVLVYPDSENTQNKILSVRVKTLNPLAIIENLRKEGFDVLWPNLPGVSL; encoded by the coding sequence ATGATTGTAGAAGAAATTATGAATGATGAGCCTTATACACTGGCTCCTACAAATACTGTGTTAGAAGCGCTGAAATTGATGCGTGAGAAGAAGGTGCGTCATTTACCTGTTATAGACAATGAACACCACGTTCTCGGTGTAATTACAGAGCGAGATATTAAAGAAGCATTGCCTTCGCCATTGAAGGATGAGCCGAATTCTCCTGTCTTTAGTGCCAAGGTAGAAGATATTATGATAAAAAATCCACTTGTCGGTCATCCTCTTGATTTTGTAGAGGAAGTTGCACTCACTTTTTATGAAACGAAGATCGGTTGTTTACCAATTGTCTCTGGGGGAAAACTTGTCGGTATCGTCACTACAACCGATTTGCTCTACACATATATTGAGTTAACCGGTGCAACTGAACCCGGCTCTAAAATTGAAATACGCGTGTGCGATACACCGGGCGTGTTATTTGAAATTACAAAGATTTTTAATCTGCATCATGCAAATGTCCAAAGCGTCTTAGTATATCCTGATTCTGAAAATACACAAAATAAAATTTTAAGCGTCCGAGTAAAAACACTAAACCCACTTGCTATCATTGAGAATCTTCGCAAAGAAGGTTTCGACGTGTTATGGCCTAATCTACCAGGTGTTTCATTATAA
- a CDS encoding GNAT family N-acetyltransferase, with the protein MEHKKTFFSVTKETKHGTVYVEGPVPPEKLATYTFHEGLVAFRPPKQQQQAIIEIAGLPEGRIIIIRKDNIIVGYVTYLYPDPLERWAEDRIHNMIELGAIEVIPDYRGTGAGKALLSVSFMGDEMEDYLVITTEYYWHWDLKGTGLNVWDYRKMMERMMSSAGFEYFATDDPEITSHPANCLMAREGKRVPPETMERFDRLRFRNRFMY; encoded by the coding sequence ATGGAACATAAAAAGACTTTTTTTTCTGTTACAAAGGAGACAAAGCATGGTACTGTTTATGTGGAAGGGCCTGTTCCTCCAGAAAAATTAGCTACGTATACATTCCACGAGGGATTAGTTGCCTTTAGACCTCCTAAACAACAACAGCAAGCCATTATAGAAATCGCAGGGCTTCCTGAAGGTCGCATTATTATCATTCGAAAAGACAACATTATTGTAGGCTACGTCACCTATTTATATCCCGATCCGCTTGAACGTTGGGCAGAGGACCGCATTCATAATATGATTGAGTTAGGAGCCATTGAGGTAATTCCTGACTATCGTGGGACTGGGGCTGGTAAAGCCTTGCTTTCGGTGTCCTTTATGGGGGATGAGATGGAGGATTACCTTGTTATTACAACTGAATATTATTGGCATTGGGACTTAAAAGGGACTGGGTTAAATGTATGGGATTACCGCAAAATGATGGAACGAATGATGAGCTCGGCTGGTTTCGAATATTTTGCTACAGATGATCCTGAAATTACATCGCATCCAGCTAACTGCCTAATGGCTCGGGAAGGCAAACGAGTGCCTCCTGAAACGATGGAAAGATTCGATAGGCTCCGTTTTAGAAATCGCTTCATGTATTAA
- the acsA gene encoding acetate--CoA ligase, which yields MKTMEKLKAIPGHYHLPNYEEAAANHNWEETEKAFSWHKTGLVNMAYEAIDRHTETARKNKIALYYTDGKRKEAYSFNEMKRLTNKAANVFKSATNLKKGDRLFIFMPRSPELYFSLLGALKMGVIVGPLFEAFMEGAVYDRLSDSDAKVLVTTPELLGRVPLDKLPNLQHVFLIGSDIEETPQILDFNKRMKEAAATFDIEWMDREDGMILHYTSGSTGAPKGVLHVHNAMIQHYQSTQWVLDLGDNDIYWCTADPGWVTGTSYGIFGPWLNGVTMLIVGGRFSPQAWYQAIEDYSVTVWYSAPTAFRMLMGAGSGMLENYDLSSLRHVLSVGEPLNPEVIRWGCDELGHRIHDTWWMTETGAHMICNYPSMDIKPGSMGKPLPGVYATIVDDAGNEVPPFTMGNLAVRRGWPAMMRQIWGNPERYESYFLKGEWYVSGDSAYMDDEGYFWFQGRVDDVIMTAGERVGPFEVESKLLEHPDVIEAGVIGKPDPVRGEIIKAFVSLREGVEPSDALIENIREFVKRGLSAHAAPREIEFKEKLPKTRSGKIMRRVLKAWELNLPTGDLSTMED from the coding sequence ATGAAAACAATGGAGAAATTGAAGGCAATACCAGGGCACTATCATTTGCCAAATTATGAGGAGGCAGCAGCGAATCATAATTGGGAAGAAACTGAAAAGGCATTTAGTTGGCATAAAACAGGATTAGTAAACATGGCTTATGAGGCTATTGATCGCCATACAGAAACGGCTAGAAAAAATAAAATTGCACTGTATTACACGGATGGAAAACGCAAAGAAGCCTATTCTTTTAATGAAATGAAAAGGCTGACAAACAAGGCTGCCAATGTTTTTAAATCAGCGACAAACTTAAAAAAAGGCGATCGCTTATTTATTTTTATGCCGCGTTCACCAGAGCTTTATTTTTCTTTATTAGGCGCATTAAAAATGGGGGTTATTGTAGGGCCTCTATTCGAAGCATTCATGGAAGGAGCGGTATATGACCGTCTTTCAGATAGCGATGCAAAAGTGTTAGTTACAACGCCTGAGTTACTGGGTCGAGTACCGTTAGATAAACTTCCTAACTTGCAACATGTATTTTTAATAGGGTCTGATATAGAAGAAACACCGCAAATTTTAGATTTTAATAAGCGTATGAAAGAGGCCGCTGCTACATTTGATATTGAGTGGATGGACCGTGAAGACGGTATGATTTTACATTATACTTCTGGCTCGACAGGTGCACCAAAAGGTGTGTTACACGTGCATAATGCAATGATTCAGCACTATCAATCTACACAATGGGTACTAGATTTAGGCGACAATGATATTTATTGGTGTACAGCAGATCCAGGTTGGGTAACGGGGACATCTTATGGCATTTTTGGTCCATGGTTAAATGGGGTGACTATGCTGATTGTTGGTGGTCGATTCTCACCACAAGCATGGTATCAAGCAATCGAGGATTATAGTGTTACAGTTTGGTATAGTGCGCCAACAGCTTTCCGTATGTTAATGGGAGCTGGTAGTGGAATGTTAGAAAATTATGATTTATCATCATTACGCCATGTATTGTCTGTTGGAGAACCCCTTAACCCTGAAGTGATACGTTGGGGATGTGACGAATTAGGGCATCGTATTCACGATACGTGGTGGATGACAGAAACCGGCGCGCATATGATTTGTAACTATCCAAGTATGGATATTAAACCGGGTTCAATGGGCAAACCATTGCCTGGCGTTTATGCGACAATTGTAGATGATGCGGGAAATGAAGTACCACCATTTACTATGGGGAATTTAGCGGTACGTCGAGGTTGGCCTGCGATGATGCGTCAAATTTGGGGTAATCCTGAGCGATACGAATCATACTTCCTAAAAGGTGAATGGTATGTGTCGGGCGATTCAGCTTATATGGATGATGAGGGGTATTTTTGGTTCCAAGGTCGAGTAGATGATGTCATTATGACAGCTGGAGAACGTGTAGGACCATTCGAAGTAGAAAGCAAGCTACTAGAACATCCAGATGTCATTGAAGCAGGTGTAATTGGAAAACCAGACCCTGTTCGTGGAGAAATTATTAAGGCATTTGTATCTTTGCGTGAAGGTGTTGAACCATCAGATGCTTTAATTGAGAATATTCGCGAGTTTGTCAAAAGGGGATTATCAGCTCATGCGGCCCCGCGTGAAATTGAGTTTAAGGAAAAGCTACCGAAAACAAGAAGTGGTAAAATTATGCGACGTGTGTTGAAGGCATGGGAGTTAAATTTACCAACTGGTGATCTTTCGACGATGGAAGATTAA
- the argC gene encoding N-acetyl-gamma-glutamyl-phosphate reductase has product MKVGIVGATGYGGLELIRFLHNHPVVEQIDLFTSSEEGVVFSSKFGHLVTIIDSPLQKIDYEALSKLDVVFASTPSGVTSELLPPLVGKGPKLIDLSGDFRLKNPASYEQWYGKKAAPLEIIEQSVYGLTEWNAHNVKNASLIANPGCYPTAVLLSLLPLLKAQLIDPNYLVIDAKSGISGAGNKPSQTTHFSEVNESFSIYKTNTHQHIPEIEQAISMFANVETTITFNTHLVPMTRGILSTAYAPVMPGITEEQLVTCLQTTYEKHPFVRVITDINSLTTNRVKGSNYCDIFVKVDSRTNRATIVAVIDNLVKGAAGQAIQNMNVQLDLPQTTGLDVVPLFI; this is encoded by the coding sequence ATGAAAGTAGGAATTGTTGGTGCAACAGGTTATGGAGGGTTAGAATTAATTCGTTTTTTACATAATCATCCAGTGGTTGAACAGATAGATTTATTTACATCTTCTGAAGAAGGTGTCGTTTTTTCTTCGAAGTTCGGACATTTAGTAACAATTATAGATTCGCCATTGCAAAAAATAGATTATGAAGCATTATCGAAATTGGATGTCGTATTTGCAAGTACGCCTTCGGGTGTGACAAGTGAGTTATTACCACCTTTAGTTGGAAAAGGTCCGAAGTTAATTGATTTATCAGGTGATTTTCGTTTAAAGAATCCAGCAAGTTATGAACAATGGTACGGCAAAAAGGCAGCACCACTAGAAATTATTGAGCAAAGTGTTTATGGCTTAACAGAGTGGAATGCGCATAATGTCAAAAATGCCTCTCTTATTGCGAATCCAGGATGCTATCCAACAGCTGTTCTGCTGTCGTTATTACCTTTATTAAAAGCGCAATTGATCGACCCGAATTATCTCGTTATTGATGCGAAAAGTGGTATTTCTGGTGCTGGCAATAAACCATCGCAAACAACGCACTTTAGTGAAGTGAACGAAAGCTTCTCCATTTATAAAACAAATACACATCAACATATTCCAGAAATTGAGCAAGCCATTTCAATGTTTGCCAATGTGGAGACGACCATTACTTTTAATACACATTTAGTTCCAATGACACGAGGTATTTTATCGACAGCGTATGCACCCGTAATGCCTGGCATTACTGAGGAACAATTAGTGACTTGCCTACAAACAACATATGAAAAACATCCATTTGTCCGAGTGATAACAGATATTAATAGCCTTACTACAAATCGTGTGAAGGGCTCTAACTATTGTGATATTTTCGTAAAAGTTGATAGCCGTACAAATCGAGCAACCATTGTTGCAGTTATTGATAATTTAGTTAAAGGTGCTGCTGGGCAAGCGATTCAAAATATGAATGTACAATTGGATTTACCACAAACAACAGGCCTAGATGTCGTGCCATTGTTCATTTAA
- the argJ gene encoding bifunctional glutamate N-acetyltransferase/amino-acid acetyltransferase ArgJ translates to MTLTASTNIMKKLSSKNIVSPKGFKAAGLHCGLKHKKKDLAILVSDVPASVAGVFTTNAVQAAPLKVTKEVVYTTKKMQAMIVNSGNANACTGKQGVKDAQTMQALTAEKLGIAANLVGVCSTGVIGEIMNMEPVASGISQLQPKDCLESAIDFAQAIMTTDTVMKNTSYSTIIDGKEIIIAGVAKGSGMIEPNMATMLGFITTDANIESHVLQAALSDITNLTFNAITVDGDTSTNDTVVVMANGVAGNNSLTSAHPDWHNFYYTLKTVAQDLAKMIAKDGEGATKLIEVEVEGAISDDEARKIAKTVVGSPLVKTAVFGCDANWGRIIAAVGYSGATVDPDKITIQIGGATMVENGEPIAFSEDELIQILKMHEVKIHVSLGIGEGKGHAWGCDLTYDYVQINASYRS, encoded by the coding sequence ATGACATTAACAGCGTCAACAAACATTATGAAAAAATTATCAAGTAAAAACATCGTATCGCCCAAAGGGTTTAAAGCAGCGGGGTTACATTGTGGATTAAAGCATAAGAAAAAAGATTTAGCCATTTTAGTTAGTGACGTACCAGCAAGTGTAGCTGGCGTATTTACTACAAATGCGGTTCAGGCAGCACCATTAAAAGTAACGAAAGAAGTTGTTTACACAACAAAAAAAATGCAGGCAATGATTGTCAACTCCGGTAATGCGAATGCTTGTACGGGTAAGCAAGGTGTAAAGGATGCGCAAACAATGCAAGCTTTAACCGCTGAAAAGTTAGGGATTGCAGCAAATTTAGTTGGTGTGTGCTCAACGGGTGTAATTGGTGAAATTATGAATATGGAGCCAGTAGCTAGCGGGATATCGCAACTACAACCAAAAGATTGCTTAGAGAGTGCAATTGATTTTGCACAGGCCATTATGACAACTGATACTGTTATGAAAAATACAAGCTATAGCACAATCATTGATGGCAAAGAGATTATTATTGCAGGTGTAGCGAAAGGTTCGGGAATGATTGAACCTAATATGGCAACAATGCTAGGTTTTATTACAACAGATGCGAATATTGAATCGCATGTATTACAAGCAGCTTTATCAGATATTACGAACCTAACATTTAATGCCATTACAGTGGATGGCGATACATCGACAAATGATACGGTCGTCGTGATGGCAAACGGTGTAGCTGGCAATAATTCTTTAACATCAGCACACCCTGATTGGCATAACTTCTACTATACCTTAAAAACCGTGGCACAAGACTTAGCCAAAATGATTGCAAAAGATGGAGAAGGTGCAACGAAACTAATTGAGGTGGAAGTAGAAGGTGCTATTTCAGATGACGAGGCACGTAAAATCGCGAAAACAGTAGTTGGGTCGCCACTTGTCAAAACAGCTGTATTTGGTTGCGATGCGAACTGGGGACGTATTATTGCAGCGGTTGGCTATAGTGGCGCGACAGTTGACCCTGACAAAATTACCATTCAAATTGGTGGCGCAACAATGGTTGAAAACGGAGAGCCAATTGCCTTTTCAGAAGATGAATTAATCCAAATTTTAAAAATGCATGAAGTTAAAATTCACGTGTCACTTGGCATAGGTGAAGGCAAAGGGCATGCTTGGGGATGTGACTTAACGTATGACTATGTTCAAATCAATGCATCATACCGCTCGTAA
- the argB gene encoding acetylglutamate kinase, which translates to MTMFKSMHHTARKRMVIKLGGSTLEGLNDDFFDNFKKLQESGVELIITHGGGPAINRELAARDIESHTLNGIRVTSEAAMDVVQSTLIGNVNPALVHELTTAGIAAVGLNGFDGQLLIADFLDKDIYGFVGEIQSVNTSLLEALIAAGIVPVIACVGANLEGQALNINGDTVASEVALAVGAESLLLVTDVSGIRIQGDYQTEVTPSLITQWIEEGHIYGGMIPKVQGALDCLNAGIPSVQIVGDTLVGTTILP; encoded by the coding sequence ATGACTATGTTCAAATCAATGCATCATACCGCTCGTAAACGCATGGTGATTAAGCTAGGTGGTAGTACGCTTGAAGGCTTAAATGACGATTTTTTTGACAATTTTAAAAAGCTACAAGAGAGTGGCGTTGAACTTATTATTACACATGGCGGCGGCCCTGCTATTAATCGGGAGCTAGCTGCACGAGATATTGAATCTCATACATTAAATGGTATTCGCGTAACGAGTGAAGCAGCAATGGATGTTGTCCAGTCTACATTAATCGGGAATGTTAATCCTGCGCTAGTACACGAGTTAACAACAGCGGGGATTGCGGCAGTCGGTTTAAATGGCTTTGATGGGCAATTACTTATAGCAGACTTTTTAGACAAGGACATATACGGCTTTGTAGGTGAGATACAATCCGTGAACACATCGCTGTTAGAAGCATTAATTGCTGCTGGAATTGTGCCAGTCATCGCGTGTGTTGGGGCGAATCTAGAGGGTCAAGCGCTTAATATTAACGGAGACACTGTGGCGAGTGAAGTAGCTCTCGCTGTGGGAGCGGAGAGTTTACTTCTTGTTACGGATGTCTCCGGTATTCGTATTCAAGGCGACTATCAAACAGAAGTAACGCCTTCATTAATAACACAGTGGATTGAGGAAGGTCATATTTACGGTGGGATGATTCCAAAAGTGCAAGGGGCACTCGATTGTCTAAATGCAGGAATTCCATCAGTGCAGATTGTTGGAGATACATTAGTAGGTACAACGATTTTGCCGTAA
- a CDS encoding acetylornithine transaminase, whose product MSALFGNYGKRRAQIVKGQGTVVEDASGKKYLDFTSGIAVVSLGHAHPAIVKAIQEQSEKLWHISNLFDIPGQEKVAQKLVADTHLKYAFFCNSGAEANEAAIKLARKHTGKHHIITFEKSFHGRTFGAMSATGQGKVHNGFGPLVDKFTTLPFNDVAALEATVDDSVAAIMLEMIQGEGGVNSVTPEFAAAIAKICEDKGVLLIVDEVQTGIGRTGTRYAYEQTVLQPNIVTLAKGLGGGFPVGGMLGTAEFYDTFGPGTHGTTFGGNPLAMHVAETVLDYVFEPSFLENVQDLSSYFVKQLQANLPTSYTVQGQGLLLGIGCGEAEVAPYITAAEEKGLLLVGAGPNVIRLLPPLTVTKAEIDEAVQILKTILR is encoded by the coding sequence ATGAGTGCTTTATTTGGAAACTATGGCAAACGTCGTGCACAAATCGTAAAAGGGCAAGGAACTGTTGTGGAAGATGCTAGTGGCAAAAAGTATTTAGATTTCACAAGCGGCATTGCTGTTGTTAGTCTTGGGCATGCACATCCTGCTATTGTCAAAGCGATTCAAGAACAAAGTGAAAAACTTTGGCATATATCGAATTTATTTGATATACCTGGGCAAGAAAAAGTTGCCCAAAAATTAGTGGCAGATACACATTTGAAGTATGCGTTTTTCTGTAATAGTGGTGCTGAAGCTAATGAAGCGGCCATCAAACTAGCACGTAAGCATACTGGAAAACATCATATCATTACTTTTGAAAAATCATTCCACGGTCGCACGTTTGGCGCAATGTCAGCAACTGGTCAAGGTAAGGTACATAATGGATTTGGACCACTTGTCGATAAATTTACAACACTTCCATTCAATGATGTAGCGGCACTTGAGGCAACCGTTGACGATTCAGTTGCAGCCATTATGCTGGAGATGATTCAAGGTGAGGGTGGTGTTAATAGTGTAACGCCTGAATTTGCAGCTGCTATCGCCAAAATTTGCGAAGACAAAGGTGTTTTATTAATTGTCGATGAGGTGCAAACTGGTATTGGAAGAACAGGGACGCGCTATGCATATGAGCAAACCGTGTTACAACCAAATATTGTGACATTAGCAAAAGGCTTAGGCGGAGGATTCCCAGTGGGAGGAATGTTAGGTACAGCAGAGTTCTATGACACATTCGGTCCAGGGACGCATGGTACAACATTTGGTGGGAATCCATTAGCAATGCATGTTGCGGAAACGGTCCTTGATTATGTATTTGAGCCAAGTTTTTTAGAAAATGTGCAAGACTTATCTTCATATTTTGTGAAGCAATTGCAAGCCAATTTACCAACAAGTTATACGGTACAAGGGCAAGGATTATTACTTGGAATCGGTTGCGGTGAAGCGGAAGTAGCGCCTTATATTACAGCAGCGGAGGAAAAGGGGTTACTACTGGTAGGCGCAGGCCCAAATGTCATTCGACTTTTACCACCGCTTACAGTGACTAAAGCAGAGATTGACGAAGCTGTACAAATTTTAAAAACAATTTTACGATAA